One Cystobacter ferrugineus genomic window, TCGCTGGGCACGCTGGGCGCCGAGGTGCGGGGCACGCAGACGCTCGTGGCCGAGCAGGTGCGCGCCATGTCCGAGCGGGCCCAGGCGGTGATGGCGGAGCGGCAGCTCGCCACCGAGCCCGCGCTGCGGCCCGGGGACTGGGACGCGGATGCGTACCGCCGTCCGCTGGGACTGGTGAGCCCCGAGGGGCAGGTGAATGAGTCGGTGGTGTCCGCGCGCATGGAGGAGCTGCGCTCGGGCGTGAGCCGCGCGATCACGGGTCTGGGCGTGGCGGCGCTCGTCGTGCTGCTCTTCATCGGCCTGGGCGGCGTGCACCGCACGGTGGCCACGGTGGTGGAGAACCGCACCGCCTACCTCTACATCGCTCCGGCGATGGTGGGCATGCTGGTGCTCGTCTTCTTCCCGTTCTTCTACGGCATCGCCCTGTCGTTCACCGACTCCACGCTCTACAACGCGGGCCAGCCGTTCATGAACCTGTGGGTCGGCCTGCGCAACTACGTGGAGATCCTCGGCGACTTCAACATCGTGAAGCGCGCGCAGGACGGCTCGCTCGTCTTCAACTACCTCAACTTCTACTACACGCTCTTCTTCACGGTGGTGTGGACCATCACCAACGTGGTGCTCGGCGTGACGCTGGGCCTGGTGCTGGCGCTGATCCTCAACGTGGACAAGCTGGCCCTGCGGCCCGTCTACCGCGTGCTGCTCATCCTGCCCTGGGCCATGCCCAACTACATCACCGCGCTCATCTGGAAGGGCATGTTCCACCAGCAGTTCGGCGTGGTGAACCACATCATCCGCATGTTCGGCGGCCAGGGCCTGTCCTGGTACGACACGCCCTTCACCTCGTTCCTCACGGTGCTCGCCACCAACGGCTGGTTGAGCTTCCCCTTCATGATGGTGGTGTCGCTCGGCGCGCTCCAGTCCATCCCCATGGAGCTGTACGAGGCGGCGCGCGTGGATGGCGCCAGCCGCTGGCAGCAGTTCACCGCCATCACCCTGCCGGCGCTCAAGCCCGCGCTCGTGCCCGCCGTCATCCTCTCGGTGGTGTGGACCTTCAACCAGTTCAACGTCATCTTCCTGGTGACGGAAGGTGAGCCGAGCCACTCGACGGAGATCCTCATCACCCAGGCGTACAAGTACGCCTTCCAGCTCTACCGCCATGGCTACGCGGCGGCCTACTCCACCATCATCTTCGGCATCCTGTTGCTCTACAGCATGGTGCAGAACCGGGTCTCGCGCGCCACGGAGGCCGCCTGATGTTCTCGCGTCGTGACGGAATCCCCCACTGGCCGCTGCACGTGCTGCTGGTGCTCTTCACCCTCTTCGCGCTCTATCCCATCCTCTGGGTCATCTCGATCGCGTTCTCCGGGCGGCAGAGCCTCGCCATCACCACGCTGCCCGAGTCGCCCACCGCGCTCGAGCGCGTGCGCGCCATCATCCCGTGGCCCGAGACGTGGTCGGCCTCCAACTTCACCTCGGTGATGACGGAGCAGCCCTTCGGCCACTGGCTGTTCAACAGCGCCGTCATCGCGCTGGGCACCACCGTGGTGGGCGTGTTCCTCGCGTGCACCGCGGCGTACGCCTTCAGCCGCTTCAAGTTCGTGGGGCAGCGCACCGGCATGATGGCCTTCCTCGTGTCCCAGATGTTCCCGGGCACGCTCATGCTCATTCCGCTCTACATCATCCTGGTGCAGTGGCTGGGGCTGGGCAGCTCGCGCCTGGGGCTGATGATCGTCTACGCCACCACGTCCATTCCCTTCAGCGTGTGGATGCTCAAGGGCTACTTCGACACCATTCCCAAGGACCTGGAGGAGGCGGCGCTGATGGAGGGCGCCTCGGTGGGGAAGATCTTCTGGACCATCATCCTGCCGCTGGCCAAGCCCGCGGTGGCGGTGACGGCGCTCTTCTCGTTCATGACGGCGTGGAACGAGTTCATCCTCGCGGCCACCTTCATGGACCAGGAAGCCATGTACACGGCGCCCGTGGGCCTGCGCTTCTTCGTGGGTGGCTACTCGCAGCAGTGGGGCTACTTCGCCGCGGGCTCCATCATCGTGTCCATCCCCGTCGTCTTCCTGTTCCTCTTCCTGCAGAAGTACCTGGTGTCCGGGCTCACCGCCGGCAGCGTCAAGGGCTAGCCCGTCCGCCGCACCCCGTCCTGGCCTTACCCCGCTTGTGCCTTACCCCAAGGAGAAGTGCCTGATGAAGACGTCCCGACTCGCGTGCTTCACGCTCACCGCGGCGCTGCTGGGCGCGCCCGCCCTGGCCGCCGACAAGGTGTCCTTCAAGGACCCCACCGGTGATGACAACGGCCCGGGCACCTACAAGTACCCGACCGACCCCGTCTACAAGCGCGGCTCGTTCGACCTGACCGACTTCTCCCTGGCCAGGAAGGGCGAGAAGCTCGACATCTCCCTGGGCTTCAACACCACCCTGGAGGATCCCTGGAAGACGGGCAGTGGCTTCTCCGTGCAGATGGCCTTCATCTTCATCGACACGGACGGCAAGGAGGGCAGCGGCTCCACCGAGTCCCTTCCCGGGCTCAACGTGAAGTTCGCCCCCCAGTTCGCCTGGGAGAAGGTCATCGTCATCTCGCCGCAGGGCGCCTCGCGCGTGAAGGCCGAGGTCGGCTCCAAGGCCGGCGCCGCGAAGGACAACGTCCTCGTCCCGGATCGCGTCAAGGGCTCGGGCCGCAAGGTCACCGCCACCGTCAACGCGCCGGGCCTCCAGGGCGAGCCCTCGCAGTGGCGCTACCAGGTGCTCATCCAGTCCAACGAGGGCTTCCCCTCGGGCAATGATCTGCTGACCCGCAAGGTGAACGAGTACGAGGGCCAGCACCGCTTCGGTGGCGGCAACGACGGCGAGTGCGATCCGCACGTCATGGACATGCTCGCGGGCGCGGGCAAGGGCGATGCCTCCGAGGTGAAGGCCCAGCACGAGGCGCTCGCCTTCGAGTGCGCCGAGGAGGGCGCGGTGAAGAAGCAGGCCACGCTCACCATGGTGGGCGGTGAGGCGGCTCCGGCGGAGAAGAAGTAGTCCAGCGAGAGATGAGGGTTGTTCCGGCGCGGGCGGCCTGGCCTCCCGCACCGGGTGTTTCAACGGAGGGGAATCCACATGATGACGAGTTCCAAGCGCAAGGGCGTCGCCGCCCTGGCCGCTGTCACTACCCTATTGCCCGCGGTGCCCTCGCTCGCCCAGGACGGCCCGCGCCTGCAGATTGGTGGAACCACCTATACGAAGTGGCTCTACGGTAATCAGCGCAACCAGGGCGCGCTCTACAACTTCACCACCATTCCGGGTGAAGGTTACGGAGATAACGGTATCGGCACGGAGCTGGAGTTGCTGCTCAATGCCCGTATCTCCAGCCAGGTCGAGGTGCGCGGCCGCATCCACAGCCGCTTCAACCAGAACTTCTGGACGAACTTCGGTGGCTTCGGTGCGCAGGGCGACAACTGCGTCGGAGGCAACTGCGGTGAGTTCGATGCGCGCTCCAGCCAGTACATCAAGCTGCGCGGCATCGCCGTCACGCTGACGCCTGGCTACCTCATCGACTCGGCCACCATCGGCGCCAACGACTTCGGCCAGTTCGACCCGTACGTCGTCGGACGCATCCGCTACATCGACCGGGACAACGCCTCGGGCATCCTCGTGCAGAGCTCGGCGTTCGATCGCCGGCTGTCGTGGGACGCGGCCGCCATCGCGCTGCCACGCCTGTGGGCCGGCCCCAACTTCAAGACGGGTGAGTACCACGCCCGGGACGCGTCCTACGTGTTCCAGACGCGCTACACCCTGAATGACAACTTCGACTTCGGGGGCATCTTCCAGTACGCCGACGACCGGGAGATCAGCCTCACCGACACGAACCTGGACGACGGGCGGGATCTCTACCCGCGCTTCCGCAACGGCGTGGGCGCCCTGAAGGCCGGCTTCCACCTGGGCAGCATCCTGGACGTGCGCGGCGCCTTCTACCGCTCCTACGCGCACGCCGAGAACACCAACTACTTCGGCACCAGCGGCGACAAGAACAATAGCTGGGTGCCCAAGAGCTTCGGCCTCAACGGCTACTCGCCCGTGCCTGCGGGCCGGCATGAGGACAACACCTGGCGGGTGGACCTCACGCTCAACGATCCGTTCGACATCGGCCTGTCGCTCAACGTGCAGGGCTTCAGCATCGGCGCCGACTACGTGTCCATCATGGCCGCCCGGCGCGAGTCGGACGTGCTGCTCACCGAGGGCACCGACGGCAGCTTCGCCTTCCCCGGCCCCAACAACCGCTCCTATGGCGTCTACGGGGGCAACCCCGCGGTCATCGGCTACGGCGGGTGGACGAACGAGAGCCAGCAGGTGGCCACGATCAACGTGGACAACGAGTTCACCGACTTCGACGAGCCCATGGCCCAGACGGTCATCGGCTGGAAGGGCGTGACGTTCAACCCGGTGTACAGCAACGGCGCGCTGGACATCGCCGGCGAGTACTCGTTCATCACCTACAACACCAACTGGCAGGCCTGGGGCGACGACAACCGGGGCATCAAGGACACGGACTACCCCGGCGCCGAGCTGGACTCGGGCGTGCTGCACAACTTCCGCTCCGCCTACCAGCCCTTCCAGGACAAGCAGACCCACATCGCGGTGCTCAAGGCCCGCTACGTGCTGGACATCGGCCGGGGCATCGATGTGTTCGGCAAGGTGAAGTACATCCACGAGAGCGACAAGCGCCTGAACAACAAGAAGTACCTGCCCTATCAGGACGGGGACTGCCCGGCGGACGCCTCCACCAACTGCCAGAACAACGTGCGCTACTACGACTCCGAGGGGCGCTTCTCCACGGCCGAGCTCTACACCAATCCGAACCGTCTCCCCGATGGCTCGGGCTACGGCTTCAAGCCCTTCGACGACATCTCGGATGACGACCGCCTGCTCAACTACTCGAGCTTCAACCTGGGCGCGGGCTACCAGCTCACCGACGACCTGTACGCGTCCCTGAGCTACACCAAGTTCCTGGCGGACCTGAAGGATGGCAACACGGCCTTCCAGTCGTACGGGTTGCACCAGATGGTGTCGGGCAAGCACGACAAGAACATGGTGGCGCTCAAGGCCAAGTACATCCTGGCGGGCGTGGAGTTCGGTCTCGAGGGCCAGTACATCTTCGGCACCTTCGAGCCGGACTACGGCGGCGGCTTCGTGCCCACGCTGGCCGACGAGACCATCGCCAAGGAGAAGAATGTTCCGGTGGGCTCGCCGGGCTTCGTCACCCGCGACACCTACGGCTGGAACAGCCTGGAGAACCGCTTCTTCGCCCAGACGCGGCTCAAGGCCTTCATGAAGGCGCAGTTCTAATCCTCTCCGTCTGGTCGTCCCCGAGGGCCCGGCGCGCGGCGACGCCCGCCGGGCCTTCGTCATGTCCGCTCCCCGCCAGGAAGGCCCCTCCCCATGCCCCTCCGATCCGTGCCGCCGCGCTTCCTCTCCCTCCTGTTGCTCGCCGTCCTGGCCTCCGCCTGTCGTGGCACGCGCGGAGCCACGCCGCTCTTCTCCCTGGAAGACCCCAGGGGGGATGATCATGGCGACGGCGAGCTGAGCTACCCGCTGCGCGAGGACCTGGGCCCGGGCGCGATGGATCTGCTCTCGCTGCGCGCCTGGCCCGAGAGCGGGGGAACGCGCTTCGAGGCCACCTTCGCCCGCCCCATCGCCTCGCCCACCGCGCGCACCGTGGATGGCGTGGGCACCACCCTGGTGGATCAGGCCCGCCTCGGCTTCTACACCTTCAACCTGGACGTGTACGTGGACCAGGACCGGCGCGAGGGCTCGGGGAGCACGGACACGCTCCCGGGCCGGCGCCTCGTGCTCGCTCCGGGCAGCGCCTGGGAGAAGGCCATCCTCCTGTCGCCCCGTCCCCTCGAGGCACGGGACTCGCTGCGCGCGCTCTGGCGAGAGGCGGCGCTCGCCGAGGCCCAGCGGACCCAGGGCTCGCTCGGCGGGCCCGCGTTGAAGGCCCTGGAGGCGGAGGTCGAGCGGCGCATCGACGCGAGCGTCTTCTTCCCCACGCGAGCCAACGTCACCGGCGCTCGGGTGTCCTTCTTCGTGCCGGAGTCGTTCCTGGGCGGCCCGGCGAGCGCGTCCTGGGGCTACGCGGTGGCGGTGACGGGGGCGGTGCTCACCCGGCGTGTGTCGATGCCGGCCTTCCTCTGGGGCGTGGCGGCGCCGCCCGAGCAGGGGGTGATGGTGCTGGGCATCGGCCCGGGCGTGTCCCACGAGCGCTTCGGCGGGGGACGCGTGGGCGGCGCGCCCCAGTCGCCGGTGGTGGATTTGATGGTGCCCGAGGGCGTGCGGCAGGAGGACGTGCTCGGGCCCGAGGCGCCGCCATGGCCGGCGGTGGTGCCCGACGCGTCGCTACCGCAGGCGCCAGATGCCGGTGGCGCGGCCGGGCAGGGTGAGGCTCCAGGCGGTGCCGCTCCGCCCGGGTGAGCCCACGGAGGCGTCCGTGAAGAGGGGCTCGAGGGACTCCGCCTCCAGCTCGAGCGGCCCCGTGGTCTCGGAGGTGTCGCCGAGGTTGTGCACGACGAGCACGCGCTCGCTCCCGAGCGTGCGCAGGAAGGCGAGGGTGGGCGCGCGGCCTCGGGTGGAGGTGAGCAGGGTGAGACCGCCGCGCTCCAGGGCCGGCGAGGCGTGGCGGGCCCGGATGAGCGCGCGGTAGCGCGACAGCAGCGAGCCCGGATCATCCGTCTGCGTGGCCACGTTGGTGCGCTCGTGGCCCGGGGCGAGCGCGAACCAGGGCGAGCCGGTGGTGAAGCCGCCACTCGCGCTCGAGTCCCAGGGCATGGGGGTGCGCTTGTCCTCGTCCCGGGAGGTGGGGCCATTGGCCAGGCCCAACTCCTCGCCGTAATAGAGGAAGGGCGAGCCGGGCAGCGTGAGCATCACGGACGCCGCGGTCACCAGGGGTCCGGGCTTGCCGGCGAGCTGCGTGGCCACGCGGATGTTGTCGTGGTTGGTGAGGAAGGGCGCGTCCGCCACGCCCGCGGGGTAGCGTCCGCTCATCTCCGACAGCTTCAGGGCGATGCCGTTGCCGTCTCCGCTCTGGGCCGCCTTGAGCAGCGCCTCGGAGAGCGGGAAGTTGAAGTTGAGCGGCAGTTCGTCTCCCTGGGGCAGCCGCGCCGTGGAGCCGTAGTAGGTGGCGATGAGGGGGGTGGTGGTCCAGGCCTCGCCCACGAGCACCGCGTCGGGCTTCACGCTCCGCACGTGCTCGGAGAACTCCCTCCAGAAGGCGTGCGTCTCGGCGGTGTCGGCCTGGCCGGTGAGGCCGCCGCCCGTTTCGATGAGGTAGCGAGCCGCGTCCAGCCGGAAACCATCCACTCCCTTGGCCAGCCAGAAGGAGGCGAGGCGTTTGACTTCCTCGCGCACCGCGGGCGTGCGCAGGTTGAGGTCCGGCATGCCGCTCCAGAAGACGCCGTAGTAGTAGGCGCCGTTGAGCGCGTGCCACGTGGAGCCGTTGGCGAAGATGTCCCAGGGTGGCTTCCAGCCCAGATCCTTGTCGCTCCACTGGTACCAGTCGCGCCGGGCCGAGCCGGGCGAGGACGCGGAGTCGATGAACCACGGGTGCTGCGAGCTGCTGTGGTTGATGACCAGGTCCACGATGACGCGCATTCCGCGGCGGTGGGCCTCGGCGCACAGGCGCTCGAGATCCTCGTTGGTGCCGTAGTCCGGGTTGACGCGCTCGTAGTCCGTCACGTCGTAGCCGTGGTAGCTCGGCGAGGCGAACACGGGCATGAGCCACAGCGCGTCCACGCCCAGGTCCGTCGTGGTGCTCGGGTCTCCATCGTTGAGGTAATCCAGCCGGGAGATGAGGCCGGGCAGGTCTCCCTTCCCGTCCCCGTTGGAGTCCTGGAAGCTGCGCACGAACAGCTCATAGAAGACGGCGTGCGTGTACCAGGCGTCACTCGCGGGCGCGGCGAGTTCCACTCGAGCGGGCGGCGGTTCGTTCGGATTCGAGGGACCCGTGACGCAGG contains:
- a CDS encoding carbohydrate ABC transporter permease — protein: MRNPVPHPPSSEPGNPAALLTDSSGLDGAPGSGEPSGGAGALRRWRVLVGLFLSLGVALFIAQGLLAKALDSVSTERADRQSFVSLRALEDLVQRAGGSGDAVRAVVDSWKTQLPAGSAVRVVAFSGIRLEASTFPEDVGERAAPRRLSREEKPLYDRGQRLRAAVETNREEGSARKLEVEAEALPDGGRLLSAPVEVEGSVVGMVELATAPLAAPLKPSLPTLLLCWLLPLALCAVASFVVRRQGVLVAVSVVALVVGLGAYGSYSLGTLGAEVRGTQTLVAEQVRAMSERAQAVMAERQLATEPALRPGDWDADAYRRPLGLVSPEGQVNESVVSARMEELRSGVSRAITGLGVAALVVLLFIGLGGVHRTVATVVENRTAYLYIAPAMVGMLVLVFFPFFYGIALSFTDSTLYNAGQPFMNLWVGLRNYVEILGDFNIVKRAQDGSLVFNYLNFYYTLFFTVVWTITNVVLGVTLGLVLALILNVDKLALRPVYRVLLILPWAMPNYITALIWKGMFHQQFGVVNHIIRMFGGQGLSWYDTPFTSFLTVLATNGWLSFPFMMVVSLGALQSIPMELYEAARVDGASRWQQFTAITLPALKPALVPAVILSVVWTFNQFNVIFLVTEGEPSHSTEILITQAYKYAFQLYRHGYAAAYSTIIFGILLLYSMVQNRVSRATEAA
- a CDS encoding sugar ABC transporter permease codes for the protein MFSRRDGIPHWPLHVLLVLFTLFALYPILWVISIAFSGRQSLAITTLPESPTALERVRAIIPWPETWSASNFTSVMTEQPFGHWLFNSAVIALGTTVVGVFLACTAAYAFSRFKFVGQRTGMMAFLVSQMFPGTLMLIPLYIILVQWLGLGSSRLGLMIVYATTSIPFSVWMLKGYFDTIPKDLEEAALMEGASVGKIFWTIILPLAKPAVAVTALFSFMTAWNEFILAATFMDQEAMYTAPVGLRFFVGGYSQQWGYFAAGSIIVSIPVVFLFLFLQKYLVSGLTAGSVKG
- a CDS encoding glucodextranase DOMON-like domain-containing protein, with the translated sequence MKTSRLACFTLTAALLGAPALAADKVSFKDPTGDDNGPGTYKYPTDPVYKRGSFDLTDFSLARKGEKLDISLGFNTTLEDPWKTGSGFSVQMAFIFIDTDGKEGSGSTESLPGLNVKFAPQFAWEKVIVISPQGASRVKAEVGSKAGAAKDNVLVPDRVKGSGRKVTATVNAPGLQGEPSQWRYQVLIQSNEGFPSGNDLLTRKVNEYEGQHRFGGGNDGECDPHVMDMLAGAGKGDASEVKAQHEALAFECAEEGAVKKQATLTMVGGEAAPAEKK
- a CDS encoding glucodextranase DOMON-like domain-containing protein, whose amino-acid sequence is MPLRSVPPRFLSLLLLAVLASACRGTRGATPLFSLEDPRGDDHGDGELSYPLREDLGPGAMDLLSLRAWPESGGTRFEATFARPIASPTARTVDGVGTTLVDQARLGFYTFNLDVYVDQDRREGSGSTDTLPGRRLVLAPGSAWEKAILLSPRPLEARDSLRALWREAALAEAQRTQGSLGGPALKALEAEVERRIDASVFFPTRANVTGARVSFFVPESFLGGPASASWGYAVAVTGAVLTRRVSMPAFLWGVAAPPEQGVMVLGIGPGVSHERFGGGRVGGAPQSPVVDLMVPEGVRQEDVLGPEAPPWPAVVPDASLPQAPDAGGAAGQGEAPGGAAPPG
- a CDS encoding alpha-amylase family glycosyl hydrolase, translated to MLRASRLLPLLAVTSCVTGPSNPNEPPPARVELAAPASDAWYTHAVFYELFVRSFQDSNGDGKGDLPGLISRLDYLNDGDPSTTTDLGVDALWLMPVFASPSYHGYDVTDYERVNPDYGTNEDLERLCAEAHRRGMRVIVDLVINHSSSQHPWFIDSASSPGSARRDWYQWSDKDLGWKPPWDIFANGSTWHALNGAYYYGVFWSGMPDLNLRTPAVREEVKRLASFWLAKGVDGFRLDAARYLIETGGGLTGQADTAETHAFWREFSEHVRSVKPDAVLVGEAWTTTPLIATYYGSTARLPQGDELPLNFNFPLSEALLKAAQSGDGNGIALKLSEMSGRYPAGVADAPFLTNHDNIRVATQLAGKPGPLVTAASVMLTLPGSPFLYYGEELGLANGPTSRDEDKRTPMPWDSSASGGFTTGSPWFALAPGHERTNVATQTDDPGSLLSRYRALIRARHASPALERGGLTLLTSTRGRAPTLAFLRTLGSERVLVVHNLGDTSETTGPLELEAESLEPLFTDASVGSPGRSGTAWSLTLPGRATGIWRLR